The following proteins are co-located in the Manihot esculenta cultivar AM560-2 chromosome 9, M.esculenta_v8, whole genome shotgun sequence genome:
- the LOC110622372 gene encoding 18.1 kDa class I heat shock protein, whose translation MSTISRKVYRAYDPQSFDVWDPYHHGFHYGGTTLHAPHSSAYTHEAAPFANAKIEWKENPEAFVVKADLPGLKKEEVKVELEEGNLLCISGERKIEKEERVDNWYHVERSRGRFVQRFRLPENVKADQMKACMENGVLTVTVPKMEKICHSRPIRIF comes from the coding sequence atgtccaccatTTCCAGGAAAGTTTACCGGGCTTATGATCCTCAGAGTTTCGATGTTTGGGATCCCTATCATCATGGTTTTCATTATGGAGGCACTACTCTCCATGCACCTCACTCATCAGCTTACACCCACGAAGCAGCGCCCTTTGCGAACGCCAAGATCGAGTGGAAGGAAAATCCAGAGGCATTCGTCGTGAAAGCTGATCTTCCAGGGCTGAAGAAAGAAGAAGTGAAGGTGGAACTGGAGGAAGGGAACCTTTTGTGCATAAGTGGTGAGAGGAAAATTGAGAAAGAAGAAAGAGTTGATAACTGGTACCATGTAGAACGTAGCAGGGGAAGATTTGTTCAGCGGTTTAGATTGCCGGAGAATGTGAAGGCTGATCAGATGAAGGCTTGCATGGAAAATGGAGTTCTCACTGTTACTGTTCCTAAAATGGAGAAGATCTGCCACTCCAGGCCCATACGTATTTTCTGA
- the LOC110622766 gene encoding uncharacterized protein LOC110622766 isoform X1, whose translation MGFSSIGFQKSSKDQQNSKIVKDAVLSTHATQSIKHQEKLKATSCISKPYDDLPHELREHTNAGIMVQQKAAVNCQQLSVMVRATKDDELVKHMSNLPGYLQRVEKTENIQDKALNVGVLDWSRLENWKYSKKGTPMRGGNNASLPSSNLSTRTTARTSTFHGQAHDGTLAYQTKQRPSPPCRNNSSQNDGISRDGKSSVQNATLFKDVADASKSHFDGQKKALWSHKSFDGNSSDMTFEKGRRRELQDKMTSKVQNLSFNSRHNGMPIGPKESVNACGGEGKQRVEEMQEMYSKRKALEQKITSGMGASSSKLKIYDVSPPAKGKRNVDSSGMKKRMEQQQSTTYLSSQYQADEKKKIVLLFPKKSSHNSLQEQPTSSFDGDVAEANQNTLSDGFSDKLYSSELNYEIPHSCPLPSRAEINIERREMAPDAINTRDAELSSNTINSIKSSNGNLVETSKILDQDAPEVAAKKGRHPSPNRRFSFSLGQMTRSFSFKESSTVPQLSSTYVSVKSGPVISEASAGLDNTNREKASCHRARSSPLRRLLDPLLRSKGLTPNYSAEADQPFKGSLNSCSFKPIKATDSLQNEKCEASNIQAHVLLTMKNGLPFFRFVSNNNSIIVAAPVKTLMSPEKNDQGCNYALYTIEEIKKKSSSLISKVSKERSCGFVYNVVGQMKVNSSSLLDLSEQNSSTQYMVKESVLYGDEQRQTAQVSPKLMPNTELAAIVVKMPSGSIGFDIDKQETEKEKNIMEKGFSNLQENEHNNNCTVILPGGVHSLPATGVPSPLIHRWRSGGSCDCGGWDVGCELRILSTEIKHKKLPRTSNTSLTLNPFELFLQGEAQDNPIFSMLPIEKGIYSIEFSPSISLVQAFFICVTVISCQKSSDLAEQINMSKEKFLQECRNTDDGMKKIRTTVLGEAPVKYTPCPPVSPVGRV comes from the exons ATGGGATTCAGCAGTATAGGCTTTCAAAAGAGTTCAAAAGATCAGCAGAATTCCAAGATAGTGAAGGATGCGGTTCTTTCAACCCATGCAACGCAGAGTATAAAGCATCAAGAGAAGTTAAAAGCAACAAGTTGCATTAGTAAGCCATATGATGATCTGCCCCATGAACTAAGAGAACATACAAATGCTGGGATCATGGTCCAACAAAAGGCTGCAGTGAATTGCCAGCAGCTGTCTGTCATGGTAAGAGCCACAAAAGATGATGAACTTGTCAAGCATATGTCAAATTTGCCTGGTTATCTACAGCGCGTGGAGAAAACAGAAAACATCCAGGATAAGGCTTTAAATGTTGGGGTCTTGGATTGGTCTCGTTTAGAGAACTGGAAATACAGCAAAAAGGGCACCCCAATGAGAGGAGGCAATAATGCATCCTTGCCTAGCAGTAACTTGTCAACTAGAACAACTGCAAGGACGTCTACCTTTCATGGTCAAGCCCATGATGGGACTCTTGCATATCAAACCAAGCAGCGTCCTTCTCCTCCTTGTAGAAATAATTCTTCTCAAAATGATGGCATTTCTCGAGATGGCAAATCATCTGTCCAGAATGCTACACTCTTTAAGGATGTGGCAGATGCTTCCAAGAGTCATTTTGACGGACAGAAGAAGGCATTATGGAGCCACAAGTCTTTTGATGGAAATAGTTCAGATATGACTTTCGAgaagggaagaagaagagagttgCAAGATAAAATGACTTCAAAAGTTCAGAATCTGTCCTTCAACTCTAGACATAATGGGATGCCAATTGGGCCCAAAGAAAGTGTGAATGCCTGTGGTGGAGAAGGCAAGCAGAGAGTTGAGGAGATGCAAGAAATGTATTCAAAAAGAAAAGCTCTGGAACAGAAGATTACATCAGGCATGGGCGCTTCATCATCAAAGCTGAAAATTTATGATGTTTCACCTCCTGCAAAGGGAAAGAGGAATGTTGATAGCAgtggaatgaagaaaagaatGGAGCAGCAACAATCAACTACGTATCTTTCTTCTCAATATCAAGCTGATGAGAAGAAAAAAATTGTTCTCCTTTTTCCCAAAAAATCTTCCCACAATAGCTTACAAGAGCAACCAACATCGTCCTTTGATGGGGATGTAGCAGAAGCAAATCAAAATACCTTGTCAGATGGCTTTTCTGACAAGTTGTACTCTTCAGAACTCAATTATGAGATTCCTCATTCATGTCCACTGCCTTCTAGAGCAGAGATTAACATTGAACGGCGGGAGATGGCACCTGATGCAATCAATACTCGGGATGCAGAGCTGTCATCCAATACAATAAACAGTATCAAGTCTTCAAATGGAAATCTAGTTGAAACGTCAAAGATATTGGACCAAGATGCACCAGAAGTGGCAGCTAAAAAGGGCAGACATCCCTCACCAAATCGCCGATTTAGCTTCAGCTTAGGTCAGATGACCAGAAGTTTTAGCTTCAAGGAGAGCTCAACTGTCCCACAGTTGAGTTCCACTTATGTTTCTGTGAAGTCTGGTCCAGTGATATCCGAAGCTTCTGCTGGTTTGGATAATACAAACAGAGAGAAAGCAAGTTGCCATAGAGCTAGATCCAGCCCTTTAAGAAGGTTATTGGATCCGCTACTTAGGTCCAAGGGTTTAACTCCAAACTATTCTGCTGAAGCTGATCAACCATTCAAAGGAAGCCTCAATTCCTGCAGTTTTAAGCCAATTAAAGCTACTGATTCGCTTCAAAATGAAAAGTGTGAGGCATCAAATATACAGGCTCACGTGTTGCTTACAATGAAGAATGGACTTCCTTTTTTCAGATTTGTAAGCAATAACAACAGCATTATTGTTGCAGCCCCTGTGAAAACTTTAATGTCACCTGAGAAGAATGATCAGGGCTGCAACTATGCATTGTATACCATTGAAGAAATCAAGAAAAAAAGCAGCAGCTTGATAAGTAAAGTTAGCAAAGAGAGAAGTTGTGGCTTTGTTTACAATGTGGTTGGCCAGATGAAGGTTAACAGCTCTTCTTTGTTGGATTTGTCTGAACAGAACTCGAGCACCCAGTATATGGTAAAAGAATCCGTTTTGTATGGCGATGAGCAAAGACAGACAGCACAGGTTTCACCAAAGTTAATGCCAAACACAGAGCTTGCAGCTATTGTTGTCAAAATGCCTAGTGGAAGCATAGGCTTTGACATAGATAAGCAAGAGactgagaaagaaaaaaatatcatGGAAAAGGGATTCTCAAACCTGCAAGAGAATGAACACAATAATAACTGTACAGTCATACTTCCCGGTGGTGTTCATAGTTTGCCAGCCACAGGAGTTCCTTCACCATTGATTCATCGATGGAGATCTGGTGGATCATGTGATTGCGGAGGTTGGGATGTTGGTTGTGAACTCCGTATTCTATCCACTGAAATAAAACATAAGAAGCTTCCAAGGACGTCCAATACTTCCCTGACATTGAATCCATTTGAACTTTTCCTTCAG GGAGAAGCACAAGATAATCCTATCTTCAGCATGCTACCAATTGAGAAGGGAATATACTCAATCGAGTTCAGTCCATCAATTTCATTGGTACAGGCGTTCTTCATTTGTGTCACAGTTATAAGCTGCCAGAAATCATCTGATCTTGCTGAACAGATAAACATGTCTAAAGAAAAATTTCTTCAGGAATGCAGAAATACAGATGATGGAATGAAGAAGATCCGCACCACTGTCCTTGGAGAAGCACCTGTTAAATACACTCCATGTCCACCTGTTTCACCTGTTGGAAGGGTCTAG
- the LOC110622766 gene encoding uncharacterized protein LOC110622766 isoform X2 codes for MGFSSIGFQKSSKDQQNSKIVKDAVLSTHATQSIKHQEKLKATSCISKPYDDLPHELREHTNAGIMVQQKAAVNCQQLSVMVRATKDDELVKHMSNLPGYLQRVEKTENIQDKALNVGVLDWSRLENWKYSKKGTPMRGGNNASLPSSNLSTRTTARTSTFHGQAHDGTLAYQTKQRPSPPCRNNSSQNDGISRDGKSSVQNATLFKDVADASKSHFDGQKKALWSHKSFDGNSSDMTFEKGRRRELQDKMTSKVQNLSFNSRHNGMPIGPKESVNACGGEGKQRVEEMQEMYSKRKALEQKITSGMGASSSKLKIYDVSPPAKGKRNVDSSGMKKRMEQQQSTTYLSSQYQADEKKKIVLLFPKKSSHNSLQEQPTSSFDGDVAEANQNTLSDGFSDKLYSSELNYEIPHSCPLPSRAEINIERREMAPDAINTRDAELSSNTINSIKSSNGNLVETSKILDQDAPEVAAKKGRHPSPNRRFSFSLGQMTRSFSFKESSTVPQLSSTYVSVKSGPVISEASAGLDNTNREKASCHRARSSPLRRLLDPLLRSKGLTPNYSAEADQPFKGSLNSCSFKPIKATDSLQNEKCEASNIQAHVLLTMKNGLPFFRFVSNNNSIIVAAPVKTLMSPEKNDQGCNYALYTIEEIKKKSSSLISKVSKERSCGFVYNVVGQMKVNSSSLLDLSEQNSSTQYMVKESVLYGDEQRQTAQVSPKLMPNTELAAIVVKMPSGSIGFDIDKQETEKEKNIMEKGFSNLQENEHNNNCTVILPGGVHSLPATGVPSPLIHRWRSGGSCDCGGWDVGCELRILSTEIKHKKLPRTSNTSLTLNPFELFLQGEAQDNPIFSMLPIEKGIYSIEFSPSISLECRNTDDGMKKIRTTVLGEAPVKYTPCPPVSPVGRV; via the exons ATGGGATTCAGCAGTATAGGCTTTCAAAAGAGTTCAAAAGATCAGCAGAATTCCAAGATAGTGAAGGATGCGGTTCTTTCAACCCATGCAACGCAGAGTATAAAGCATCAAGAGAAGTTAAAAGCAACAAGTTGCATTAGTAAGCCATATGATGATCTGCCCCATGAACTAAGAGAACATACAAATGCTGGGATCATGGTCCAACAAAAGGCTGCAGTGAATTGCCAGCAGCTGTCTGTCATGGTAAGAGCCACAAAAGATGATGAACTTGTCAAGCATATGTCAAATTTGCCTGGTTATCTACAGCGCGTGGAGAAAACAGAAAACATCCAGGATAAGGCTTTAAATGTTGGGGTCTTGGATTGGTCTCGTTTAGAGAACTGGAAATACAGCAAAAAGGGCACCCCAATGAGAGGAGGCAATAATGCATCCTTGCCTAGCAGTAACTTGTCAACTAGAACAACTGCAAGGACGTCTACCTTTCATGGTCAAGCCCATGATGGGACTCTTGCATATCAAACCAAGCAGCGTCCTTCTCCTCCTTGTAGAAATAATTCTTCTCAAAATGATGGCATTTCTCGAGATGGCAAATCATCTGTCCAGAATGCTACACTCTTTAAGGATGTGGCAGATGCTTCCAAGAGTCATTTTGACGGACAGAAGAAGGCATTATGGAGCCACAAGTCTTTTGATGGAAATAGTTCAGATATGACTTTCGAgaagggaagaagaagagagttgCAAGATAAAATGACTTCAAAAGTTCAGAATCTGTCCTTCAACTCTAGACATAATGGGATGCCAATTGGGCCCAAAGAAAGTGTGAATGCCTGTGGTGGAGAAGGCAAGCAGAGAGTTGAGGAGATGCAAGAAATGTATTCAAAAAGAAAAGCTCTGGAACAGAAGATTACATCAGGCATGGGCGCTTCATCATCAAAGCTGAAAATTTATGATGTTTCACCTCCTGCAAAGGGAAAGAGGAATGTTGATAGCAgtggaatgaagaaaagaatGGAGCAGCAACAATCAACTACGTATCTTTCTTCTCAATATCAAGCTGATGAGAAGAAAAAAATTGTTCTCCTTTTTCCCAAAAAATCTTCCCACAATAGCTTACAAGAGCAACCAACATCGTCCTTTGATGGGGATGTAGCAGAAGCAAATCAAAATACCTTGTCAGATGGCTTTTCTGACAAGTTGTACTCTTCAGAACTCAATTATGAGATTCCTCATTCATGTCCACTGCCTTCTAGAGCAGAGATTAACATTGAACGGCGGGAGATGGCACCTGATGCAATCAATACTCGGGATGCAGAGCTGTCATCCAATACAATAAACAGTATCAAGTCTTCAAATGGAAATCTAGTTGAAACGTCAAAGATATTGGACCAAGATGCACCAGAAGTGGCAGCTAAAAAGGGCAGACATCCCTCACCAAATCGCCGATTTAGCTTCAGCTTAGGTCAGATGACCAGAAGTTTTAGCTTCAAGGAGAGCTCAACTGTCCCACAGTTGAGTTCCACTTATGTTTCTGTGAAGTCTGGTCCAGTGATATCCGAAGCTTCTGCTGGTTTGGATAATACAAACAGAGAGAAAGCAAGTTGCCATAGAGCTAGATCCAGCCCTTTAAGAAGGTTATTGGATCCGCTACTTAGGTCCAAGGGTTTAACTCCAAACTATTCTGCTGAAGCTGATCAACCATTCAAAGGAAGCCTCAATTCCTGCAGTTTTAAGCCAATTAAAGCTACTGATTCGCTTCAAAATGAAAAGTGTGAGGCATCAAATATACAGGCTCACGTGTTGCTTACAATGAAGAATGGACTTCCTTTTTTCAGATTTGTAAGCAATAACAACAGCATTATTGTTGCAGCCCCTGTGAAAACTTTAATGTCACCTGAGAAGAATGATCAGGGCTGCAACTATGCATTGTATACCATTGAAGAAATCAAGAAAAAAAGCAGCAGCTTGATAAGTAAAGTTAGCAAAGAGAGAAGTTGTGGCTTTGTTTACAATGTGGTTGGCCAGATGAAGGTTAACAGCTCTTCTTTGTTGGATTTGTCTGAACAGAACTCGAGCACCCAGTATATGGTAAAAGAATCCGTTTTGTATGGCGATGAGCAAAGACAGACAGCACAGGTTTCACCAAAGTTAATGCCAAACACAGAGCTTGCAGCTATTGTTGTCAAAATGCCTAGTGGAAGCATAGGCTTTGACATAGATAAGCAAGAGactgagaaagaaaaaaatatcatGGAAAAGGGATTCTCAAACCTGCAAGAGAATGAACACAATAATAACTGTACAGTCATACTTCCCGGTGGTGTTCATAGTTTGCCAGCCACAGGAGTTCCTTCACCATTGATTCATCGATGGAGATCTGGTGGATCATGTGATTGCGGAGGTTGGGATGTTGGTTGTGAACTCCGTATTCTATCCACTGAAATAAAACATAAGAAGCTTCCAAGGACGTCCAATACTTCCCTGACATTGAATCCATTTGAACTTTTCCTTCAG GGAGAAGCACAAGATAATCCTATCTTCAGCATGCTACCAATTGAGAAGGGAATATACTCAATCGAGTTCAGTCCATCAATTTCATTG GAATGCAGAAATACAGATGATGGAATGAAGAAGATCCGCACCACTGTCCTTGGAGAAGCACCTGTTAAATACACTCCATGTCCACCTGTTTCACCTGTTGGAAGGGTCTAG
- the LOC110622767 gene encoding uncharacterized protein LOC110622767: protein MALRGSTTFCYKVNFIDRRLPCSCINSFKKLPHLKDNRLFLPTTSATPLKLHIEGRTHESCALFTKTSRLLSLRACQVTSEDSEEMLSGESIILDEQALMRDLQIAIEEENYAQAAKLRDSIRILQEDSKASVLAANARFYNAFRNGDLASMQALWAKGDNVCCVHPGASGVIGYDDVMESWELVWMNYDFPLDIELKNAQVHFRGDVGYITCLEFVRTKGSSWGAQFVTNVFERIDGQWFICIHHASPVDL from the exons ATGGCGCTCCGTGGATCTACTACCTTCTGCTACAAA GTAAATTTTATTGATAGGCGGCTTCCATGTTCTTGCATTAATAGTTTCAAGAAGCTTCCCCATCTTAAGGACAACCGCTTGTTCTTGCCTACTACTTCTGCAACACCTCTCAAGCTGCAcattgaaggaagaactcacgAGTCTTGTG CACTCTTTACAAAAACTTCTCGGCTGTTGTCACTAAGAGCATGTCAAGTAACAAGCGAGGACTCTGAGGAAATGCTAAGCGGTGAAAGCATCATACTGGATGAGCAAGCCTTAATGCGGGATTTACAGATTGCCATTGAAGAAGAGAATTATGCACAAGCTGCAAAACTCAGGGATAGCATTAGAATACTCCAGGAAGACAGTAAGGCTTCAGTACTGGCAGCAAATGCTCGGTTTTATAATGCATTCAGGAACGGGGACTTAGCATCCATGCAAGCCCTTTGGGCAAAAGGAGATAACGTCTGCTGCGTACACCCAGGAGCCAGTGGGGTTATtggttatgatgatgttatggaaAGCTGGGAGCTTGTGTGGATGAACTATGATTTCCCACTAGATATTGAACTGAAAAATGCCCAAGTTCATTTTAGGGGTGATGTAGGTTACATTACTTGTTTGGAATTTGTTAGGACAAAAGGTAGCAGTTGGGGGGCACAGTTTGTAACAAACGTTTTCGAGAGAATTGATGGTCAATGGTTCATCTGTATTCACCATGCTTCACCAGTCGACTTGTAA
- the LOC110622190 gene encoding phosphatidylinositol:ceramide inositolphosphotransferase 1 isoform X2 has product MMTIYIGREASKLWKRICAETTTEINLLLENWKYILACLIFQYIHGLAAQGVHYIHRPGPTLQDTGFFLLPELGQDKGYISETVFTCVFLSFVLASQFLRIVTFYSTQLPGPNYHCREGSKLARLPHPESFLEVLLINFPRGIVFGCGDLIFSSHMIFTLVFVLTYQKYGTQRFVKQLGWLISVVQSLLIIASRKHYTVDVVVAWYTVNLVVFFISKKLPELPDRSSGAASLLLPLSTKERDIMNKEENHKLINGNSVEPADRRQRTQVNGKILEDANGVHADTNAMNGV; this is encoded by the exons ATGATGACGATTTACATTGGTCGAGAGGCTTCAAAG CTTTGGAAGAGAATTTGTGCAGAGACTACCACAGAGATCAACCTACTTCTCGAAAATTGGAAATACATTCTTGCTTGTCTAATTTTTCAG TATATACATGGTTTGGCTGCCCAAGGAGTTCATTATATACATCGACCAGGGCCAACATTGCAGGATACAGGGTTCTTTTTGCTTCCG GAGCTTGGACAAGATAAAGGCTATATTAGTGAGACAGTGTTCACCTGTGTCTTTCTATCATTTGTGCTG GCTTCTCAATTTCTTCGGATAGTTACATTCTATTCTACTCAGCTTCCAGGTCCAAATTATCATTGCCGTGAG GGCTCCAAACTGGCTAGATTGCCACATCCAGAGAGTTTTCTTGAAGTACTCTTAATTAATT TTCCTCGGGGTATAGTATTTGGCTGTGGTGATTTGATTTTTTCGTCACACATGATATTTACCCTAGTGTTTGTCCTCACATATCAGAAGTATGGTACACAAAG GTTTGTAAAGCAGTTAGGTTGGTTGATTTCTGTGGTTCAGAGCCTATTAATTATAGCATCCCGCAAACATTATACAGTTGATGTCGTCGTTGCATG GTATACTGTTAATTTAGTGGTATTCTTTATAAGCAAGAAATTACCAG AGCTCCCTGATCGGAGTAGCGGAGCTGCATCTTTGTTGTTACCATTGAGTACCAAGGAGAGAGACATCATGAACAAAGAAGAGAATCACAAGCTCATAAATGGGAACTCAGTAGAACCTGCAGATCGG AGGCAGAGAACTCAAGTAAATGGCAAGATTCTGGAAGATGCGAATGGAGTCCATGCTGATACTAATGCAATGAATGGTGTGTAG
- the LOC110622190 gene encoding phosphatidylinositol:ceramide inositolphosphotransferase 1 isoform X1 — protein sequence MMTIYIGREASKLWKRICAETTTEINLLLENWKYILACLIFQYIHGLAAQGVHYIHRPGPTLQDTGFFLLPELGQDKGYISETVFTCVFLSFVLWTFHPFICKNKKIYTVLIWCRVLAFLVASQFLRIVTFYSTQLPGPNYHCREGSKLARLPHPESFLEVLLINFPRGIVFGCGDLIFSSHMIFTLVFVLTYQKYGTQRFVKQLGWLISVVQSLLIIASRKHYTVDVVVAWYTVNLVVFFISKKLPELPDRSSGAASLLLPLSTKERDIMNKEENHKLINGNSVEPADRRQRTQVNGKILEDANGVHADTNAMNGV from the exons ATGATGACGATTTACATTGGTCGAGAGGCTTCAAAG CTTTGGAAGAGAATTTGTGCAGAGACTACCACAGAGATCAACCTACTTCTCGAAAATTGGAAATACATTCTTGCTTGTCTAATTTTTCAG TATATACATGGTTTGGCTGCCCAAGGAGTTCATTATATACATCGACCAGGGCCAACATTGCAGGATACAGGGTTCTTTTTGCTTCCG GAGCTTGGACAAGATAAAGGCTATATTAGTGAGACAGTGTTCACCTGTGTCTTTCTATCATTTGTGCTG TGGACTTTCCACCCTTTCATCTGCAAGAACAAAAAGATCTACACTGTTCTGATTTGGTGCAGGGTTCTAGCATTTTTAGTT GCTTCTCAATTTCTTCGGATAGTTACATTCTATTCTACTCAGCTTCCAGGTCCAAATTATCATTGCCGTGAG GGCTCCAAACTGGCTAGATTGCCACATCCAGAGAGTTTTCTTGAAGTACTCTTAATTAATT TTCCTCGGGGTATAGTATTTGGCTGTGGTGATTTGATTTTTTCGTCACACATGATATTTACCCTAGTGTTTGTCCTCACATATCAGAAGTATGGTACACAAAG GTTTGTAAAGCAGTTAGGTTGGTTGATTTCTGTGGTTCAGAGCCTATTAATTATAGCATCCCGCAAACATTATACAGTTGATGTCGTCGTTGCATG GTATACTGTTAATTTAGTGGTATTCTTTATAAGCAAGAAATTACCAG AGCTCCCTGATCGGAGTAGCGGAGCTGCATCTTTGTTGTTACCATTGAGTACCAAGGAGAGAGACATCATGAACAAAGAAGAGAATCACAAGCTCATAAATGGGAACTCAGTAGAACCTGCAGATCGG AGGCAGAGAACTCAAGTAAATGGCAAGATTCTGGAAGATGCGAATGGAGTCCATGCTGATACTAATGCAATGAATGGTGTGTAG